From the genome of Blastocatellia bacterium, one region includes:
- a CDS encoding formylglycine-generating enzyme family protein: MRSDLLERSESLLIPRTKLIPAGPFHMGSIEWEHFPGESPPTLVDLDAFEIGLYPVTNAEYACFLQATGHEKPLFWEDPRFNDLQQPVVGVSWYDAMAYCRWLRRVTGEPYRLPTDAEWEKAARGGLEGKAYPWGDEPPTLERCWWGGQEKPKPVGSFPPNGYGLYDMAGNVWEWCADWYNPQYFQNPPRRNPRGPRKGEGENKVIRGGSFLTPKPEPLRCAYRHPDHPTLRHECIGFRVAKSVTRIC; the protein is encoded by the coding sequence ATGCGTTCCGATTTGCTTGAGCGGAGCGAATCGCTCCTGATCCCGAGGACGAAGTTGATCCCGGCCGGCCCGTTCCACATGGGAAGCATTGAGTGGGAGCATTTCCCTGGGGAGAGTCCCCCGACTCTCGTAGATCTCGATGCATTCGAGATCGGCCTCTATCCGGTCACAAATGCCGAATATGCTTGCTTCCTCCAAGCGACGGGACATGAGAAACCGCTCTTCTGGGAGGATCCGCGCTTCAATGATCTTCAACAGCCTGTCGTCGGCGTCAGTTGGTATGACGCCATGGCCTATTGCCGCTGGTTGCGTCGCGTGACGGGAGAGCCCTATCGCCTTCCCACTGACGCTGAGTGGGAGAAGGCGGCGCGAGGGGGATTGGAGGGAAAGGCCTATCCGTGGGGGGACGAGCCCCCAACTCTAGAACGTTGTTGGTGGGGAGGCCAGGAGAAGCCCAAACCCGTTGGGTCCTTTCCTCCAAACGGGTACGGACTCTACGATATGGCTGGCAATGTATGGGAGTGGTGCGCGGATTGGTACAATCCGCAATACTTTCAAAATCCCCCTCGGAGGAATCCACGCGGGCCGCGCAAGGGGGAGGGCGAGAACAAGGTCATTCGCGGGGGTTCCTTTCTCACGCCGAAACCGGAGCCTTTGCGCTGCGCGTATCGGCATCCGGATCATCCGACGCTTCGACATGAGTGCATTGGATTTCGTGTGGCGAAGTCGGTCACGCGAATATGTTGA